Within the Hypericibacter adhaerens genome, the region GATCCAGGAAATCCGCGGGCTCGATATCGTCATCTGCACCTCGGCGAAGAGCGATGCCGAGGCCAAGGCCCTGCTCAAGGGCTTCGCTATGCCCTTCGTCAACTGACCCGGGGCATCGGAGGAAAGACATGGCAAAGAAAAGCTCGATCAACCGCGACAAGAAGCGCCGCGCGATGGCCAAGCAGTACGCCGCCAAGCGCGACCGCCTCAAGGCGATCGCGAACGACGAGGGGCGGCCGATGGAGGAGCGCTTCGCGGCGCGCCTCAAGCTCGCCCAGCTCCCGCGCAATTCGTCGCCGGTACGCCAGCATAACCGCTGCGAGCTGACCGGCCGTCCGCGCGGGTTTCACCGCAAGTTCAAGCTGTCGCGCATTGCGCTACGCGAGCTGGCCTCGTCCGGGCAGATCCCGGGCATGGTCAAGTCGAGTTGGTAAGGAGGGAAGCCGGTCATGGCATTGAGTGATCCCCTGGGGGATATGCTGACCCGGATCCGGAACGCACAGAAGGCGGGCGCGCAGAGCGTGTCGACCCCGGCTTCGAAGCTGCGTTCCAGCGTGCTGGAAGTCCTGAAGCGCGAGGGTTACATCCGCGGCTTCAGCCAGCAGGCGGCAGAACCGGGTTTCGGCGAAATCAGGATCGAGCTGAAGTATCACGAGGGCGCCCCGGTCATCCGGGAGATCTCGCGGATCTCCAAGCCGGGCCGGCGCGTCTATTCGCGGATCGCCGACCTGCAGCGGGTCTATAACGGGCTCGGCATCTCGATCCTCTCGACGCCGCGCGGCGTCATGTCGGACAGCGAAGCCCGCGCCGCCAATGTCGGCGGCGAGGTGCTGTGCCGCGTGTTCTAAAGGACGAATGAGATGTCACGCGTCGGAAAAAATCCCGTTGCCGTGCCGAGCGGTGTCACGCTCGCGGTGGACGGCCGCAAGGTCAAGGCCAAGGGCAAGCTCGGCGAGCTCACCCTGCCGCTGAGCGTGCTGGTCGATGCCGGGATGCAGGACGGCAAGTTCTGGGTCAAGCCGGTCAACGAGACCAAGCAGGCCCGCATGATGTGGGGCACCACCCGCAACCTGGTGCGCAACATGGTGCGCGGCGTGTCGCAGGGCTACAGCAAGAGCCTCGAGATCAACGGCGTCGGCTATCGCGCCGCGGTCCAGGGCAAGAGCCTGCAGCTCCAGCTCGGCTACAGCCACGACGTGAACTTCCCGATTCCGGAAGGCATCACGATCAAGTGCGACAAGCCGACCTCGATCACCATCACCGGGGCCGACAAGCAGCGTGTCGGTCAGGTCGCCGCAGAGATCCGCTCCTATCGTGGTCCCGAGCCCTACAAGGGCAAGGGCATCAAGTACGACAGCGAGACGATCCTGCGCAAGGAAGGCAAGAAGAAGTAAGAGGATCGAACCATGGCCAATCCAGATGCATTGTTCGAGCGCCGCAAGCGCCGGAACCGGGTCTCGATCCGCCGCAAGAGCCACGGGCGCCTGCGCCTGTCGGTGTTCCGGTCGGGCCAGCACATCTATGCCCAGGTCATCGACGACGTGAAGGGCGTCACCATCGCCGCGGCCTCGAGCCTGGACAAGGATCTGCGCGCCAGCCTGAAGTCGGGCGGCAACAAGTCGGCCGCCGAGGCGGTCGGCAAGCTGGTCGCCCAGCGCGCGCTCCAGGCCGGCGTCAAGGAGGTCGTGTTCGACCGCGGCGGTTATCTGTTTCATGGCCGGGTGAAGGCCCTGGCCGACGCCGCCCGCGAGGGCGGTCTCAGCTTCTAGAGGTATCGAGATGGCACGTCCCGCAAAGTCCGAGCGCCGCGAACGCGAGCGCGCCCCGCGCGAGGAATCCGAACTGGTCGAAAAGCTGGTCGGGATCAATCGCGTCGCCAAGGTGGTGAAGGGCGGCCGGCGGTTCGGCTTCGCCGCGATCGTCGTGGTCGGCGACGGCAAGGGCCGCGTCGGGCACGGCTCCGGCAAGGCGCGCGAGGTGCCCGAGGCGATCCGCAAGGCGACCGAGCAGGCCAAGCGCGCCATGGTGCGCGTGCCGCTGCGCGAGGGCCGCACGCTGCATCACGACATCATCGGCCATTACGGCGCCGGGCGGGTCGTGCTGCGCGCCGCGGTGCCCGGCACCGGCATCATCGCCGGCGGCCCGATCCGCGCCATCTTCGAGGCGCTGGGGGTCCAGGACGTGGTGGCCAAGTCGGTCGGCACCTCCAACCCGCACAACATGATCAAGGCGGCGTTCGACGCGCTCACCCACAGCAGCTCGCCGCGTTCGGTGGCCGCACGCCGCGGCCGCAAGGTCAGCGACATCCTGGGCAAGCGCGCCGAAGGCGCGGATGCCCGCGAGTAACCAGGTCGCGCACGGGAGTGATTGAAAATGGCTGAGAAGAAGGCGGCCGAGAAGAAGGCGGCGGGGAAGATCACGGTGACCCAGATCGGCAGCCCGATCGGTCGCGAGGACGGTCAGCGCCGCACCCTGATCGGCCTGGGGCTCAACAAGATGGGCCGCAGCCGCGTGCTCGAGGATACGCCCTCGGTCCGCGGCATGATCAAGCGCGTGCATCACCTGGTTCGGGTGGAGCCGTAAGGTTCGAGGAAACCGCCGGCTGGTAACCCGGCAGCGGGGTTCCTATCTAGACAGAAGTCCCTTGGGCGCCAGCCACGAGTCACAGGGCCAAGATTAAGGATCGAAGACAATGAAGCTCAATCAGCTCAGGGACAACCCGGGCGCCCGCAAGAGCCCGATCCGCGTCGGCCGCGGCATCGGCTCGGGCAAGGGCAAGACCGGCGGGCGCGGCGGCAAGGGCCAAACCGCGCGCACCGGCGTCGCCATCAACGGCTTCGAGGGCGGCCAGATGCCGATGTATCGGCGCCTGCCCAAGCGCGGCTTCAACAACATCTTCCGCCTGGAGCTGGTGGAAGTGAATCTGGGCCGGGTCCAGGCCGCGATCGAGGCCGGCAAGCTCGATGCCGGCAAGACCATCGACGGCAAGGCCCTCAAGGCCGCCGGCGTCACCACCCGGGTCAAGGACGGCATCTCGCTCCTGGCCCAGGGCGAGCTCAAGACCAAGGCGACCTTCAAGGTCGCCCGCGCCTCCAAGGCCGCCATCGCCGCGGTCGAGAAGGCGGGCGGCAAGGTCGTGGTCACGAAGCCCGCCGTCGAGGCAGACACCAAGGCAGCGGGCTAAGGCCCGGAGGTCGGACGGGCACCATGGCATCAGCCGCCGAACAGCTCGCCGCCAATATCAACTTCTCCGCCTTCGCCAAGGCGACAGAGCTCAAGAACCGCATCTGGTTTACGCTGGGCGCGCTGATCGTCTACCGGCTGGGCACCTATATTCCCCTGCCGGGCATCGATCCCGCCGTGCTGCAGGACGTGTTCCGGCAGCATGCGACCGGCGTGCTCGGCATCTTCGACATGTTCTCGGGCGGCGCGCTCGGGCGCATGACGATCTTCGCGCTCAACATCATGCCGTACATCTCGGCATCGATCATCATGCAGCTCCTCTCCTCGATCTCGCCTTCGCTCGAGGCGATGAAGAAGGAGGGCGAGGCGGGCCGCAAGAAGATCAACCAGTATACCCGCATCGGCACGGTGATCCTGGCGGCGCTGCAGGCCTATGGCATCGCCGTGGG harbors:
- the rplR gene encoding 50S ribosomal protein L18 — encoded protein: MANPDALFERRKRRNRVSIRRKSHGRLRLSVFRSGQHIYAQVIDDVKGVTIAAASSLDKDLRASLKSGGNKSAAEAVGKLVAQRALQAGVKEVVFDRGGYLFHGRVKALADAAREGGLSF
- the rpmD gene encoding 50S ribosomal protein L30, translated to MAEKKAAEKKAAGKITVTQIGSPIGREDGQRRTLIGLGLNKMGRSRVLEDTPSVRGMIKRVHHLVRVEP
- the rpsE gene encoding 30S ribosomal protein S5, giving the protein MARPAKSERRERERAPREESELVEKLVGINRVAKVVKGGRRFGFAAIVVVGDGKGRVGHGSGKAREVPEAIRKATEQAKRAMVRVPLREGRTLHHDIIGHYGAGRVVLRAAVPGTGIIAGGPIRAIFEALGVQDVVAKSVGTSNPHNMIKAAFDALTHSSSPRSVAARRGRKVSDILGKRAEGADARE
- the rpsN gene encoding 30S ribosomal protein S14 gives rise to the protein MAKKSSINRDKKRRAMAKQYAAKRDRLKAIANDEGRPMEERFAARLKLAQLPRNSSPVRQHNRCELTGRPRGFHRKFKLSRIALRELASSGQIPGMVKSSW
- the rplO gene encoding 50S ribosomal protein L15, whose translation is MKLNQLRDNPGARKSPIRVGRGIGSGKGKTGGRGGKGQTARTGVAINGFEGGQMPMYRRLPKRGFNNIFRLELVEVNLGRVQAAIEAGKLDAGKTIDGKALKAAGVTTRVKDGISLLAQGELKTKATFKVARASKAAIAAVEKAGGKVVVTKPAVEADTKAAG
- the rplF gene encoding 50S ribosomal protein L6 — protein: MSRVGKNPVAVPSGVTLAVDGRKVKAKGKLGELTLPLSVLVDAGMQDGKFWVKPVNETKQARMMWGTTRNLVRNMVRGVSQGYSKSLEINGVGYRAAVQGKSLQLQLGYSHDVNFPIPEGITIKCDKPTSITITGADKQRVGQVAAEIRSYRGPEPYKGKGIKYDSETILRKEGKKK
- the rpsH gene encoding 30S ribosomal protein S8; translated protein: MALSDPLGDMLTRIRNAQKAGAQSVSTPASKLRSSVLEVLKREGYIRGFSQQAAEPGFGEIRIELKYHEGAPVIREISRISKPGRRVYSRIADLQRVYNGLGISILSTPRGVMSDSEARAANVGGEVLCRVF